The Buteo buteo chromosome 23, bButBut1.hap1.1, whole genome shotgun sequence genome contains the following window.
AGTTTTAATAGCAAGTATTTTTGTTCAACTTTTTCAAGGTATGTTTATGGAACTTTGTTATCAACTTGTTTTACTAATTTGCTTGATCTACATTTGCAGACAGATGTCAGTGTACTTTCTTCTTGCAGCTTGTGATCACTATTGCATTGGTCTGTTCTGAGAGCTGGGAAAATAATACTCCCATTTCCTCTAACATGTTTCAAATCAAGCAACATTCTAGACAGActcctttcttgttttcttacaCATCCTTGCAAAACCGTATTTGGGAGgatttttgtgtggttttgtttctaatgCTTTCATGCAGTTGTTATAGCCTGACTTGCTATAAAAGACAACAGTGGAAATTTACTGCTGCTAAGCTTGGGATGTGCATAACTGTGCCAGTACAGTTAGCTTTGGTTTTTGGACGCTGTAgaatggaaattttcttttcttacaaacaAATGGGTTTAGACCCAAGTTCCCTACTTACTTTGCCCATCTATCAGAGATGGTAGAGCTTTCTAAAATTTACTTTTAGTTTTTGCTGCCTGTAAGCACTTTAAGGTGTTTTTCCATGGTGGCATTCTTTAGCTTGATTGAGATATAGGCAAATAATCAATATTGCTATGATGGACTGCTGTCTCTCATTAGGACCTGTTATTGTGCTCCCTTCTACAGTACTGTTGACTTAAGAGGATCTAATAAGATCCATGCAGTAGATCTCAGTAGTCAGTGTTGGAAGTGTCTATATGAGTCATATTATGAGAAGAACAGATTGTGCACTGAAAGAAACTGTCACTTGGATCTTTCCAAACTCACAGTAGTCTTTTACTCCATGAAATTCATGTCTGTCTTCCTTTGTTCTCTTTATGGCTTGCACTTAGAATCCTATTTTGGGCAGCCAGTTTTTTCTTGGGGTTGCCGGTGTTCCACCACACCGCAAATACACACTTCCAAATTCAAATGGCCACCTGCCTGGGATCCTGGAGCCTGActgccttttctgtctcttgtgCTTGAAGCTGTTAAGTCTGCTAGTTCCTTGTGCTGTTGCTTTCTGAAGTAACTAACCAGTCGCTAAAACAGTCACACAGCAAGCATTTCTCCCCTGGAAACTGTTTGCTGATATGCCATAATACAGTGTCTTTCTGCATGCTGCATGGCTGGAACTTGGAGCCTGGCGCAAGCGTGTCTGTGTCACTGTACTGTGCAGTCTGGCAGTAAATGTCTTATTCTTAAAGCTATGTCAAAATCAGGTTTCAGTATAAACAAACTGAGAAGCTCGATCCATTTTataattttagaataaaatctTACAGCAATCTGGTTTAACCCAGACTTAGGTGGAACttgttgttttcagttgtcCTTTGCTCTGAGATTTTTGGGATTGATGAATCAAAAAATTGCACACCAGGTAAGTTTGCTTGCAACTTTTTGGAGTAAAGGCTCAGAGTTCCTTAGCCACCTTGTCTATGCCTGTGCACGTGATCTCaaatacaaatgcagaaatactgtAGATCTTAATTTGTCGTAGATAGTATCTTGTTGATTATATCTCATTCTGAAAAGAATGGCTTTATCTAGAAAATCTtgtcctctttcattttttttctggaaatgctaCCGTATTTGGTGGTCTCTGCTTTCTGGTAACATCTGTTTGAGTCTGGTTACTTACTTTTCACCTGTCTTTGATCTCTTTAGCAGGTGGTGCAATCTCAGAATTGTTATGAAGACATTCTTCTCTATCTTCCTGTATTCTTTCCTCTATTGACACCATAATGTGGAAAATAGATGAAATGCTCAGTCAGAGTGGACTGACTAATACAGCAGACTGATTGTTCATGGATTCAGGGAGTGACTTTTGTAAGAAATGAATATGGAAGAGGAAACGGCCTTCATTCCTCCTTAACTGCCTCTTCATCGAACACTGTAAGATGCTGACTCTCAGGTCATGTGATTTGCAAAGAGACTAATTGGACTGCCTTTGTGTTGACATATATAACTATTTCTAAAGTGAGCTGGTACCCAACACTCTGCCACTCCAGATCTTATCAGCCgttgtcttttaaatatttttttgttttgttcctggaTTGAAGAACACCCaaagtgtgtatttttattcctgATGCCGTATGACTGTGTATCCTGCAAACTTCCCTttctttgctgttaattttCATTTCGGTGAGTTGTAAGTCCTTCTATGCCAGCTGTATTACCTTATCAGCTTTTCTGTTAGCTCAGTGTGATGTCTTCTGTGCTGACATGCTTAGTGAAACACTGCTGCTGATTATGTGCCAGGTTTGATTTCATCTCAAGTGGATAGAGGTCTAATGTGAAGAATCAAGACCCCCTCTGAAGTCTGCAAAGAATGAATCTTCATATTGTGAATATTTTAGACATGAAGGATGACTCTGCTtatgggagggagaaggaacaaGTGAAAGTAGCTCTAGATAAAATCCCCAGTGGATATGCTTTCTTCTAGCCTGTGATATGAAAAGCTGTGTTGGcagtttctttctgtccttgcaagtgtttttattctttctctttcctgtgaGGTTCCCTACCAGAAACAATTGGTTTCTTCCTTAGCTGGTAGGTACTGGCAgttagagaaaaaacagaaccaatATTTCTCCAAACTGAAACAgtagtttttcagttttttgtccccccccacccccccaaacttCTAGATCAAGAATGGAAGAAAGATGAATGCTAACAGCTCATTCCCAGCCATGCTTTAACCTTTTATTCCTTGAAGATGGTTGTGATATTTTCCTTGTGGGAATGGCAAGAGACACTTTCTCTATCCGATACCTACAGCCTGACACCTCTCTGTGCTAGACCAACTGCCTgttaaaagaaagttttcattcCTAATGCCCCTTGTTTTATAGACTTTTATAGTTCCTGTGCaattacttcagtttttccCCAGATGTAATTATTGAGATTATCactatgtatttaaattttcaaagtatcCTGCAGACATTAAAAACCAAGAAGAGGAGTCATAAAGAGATTTATTAATTTACAGTCGGAAGTATGCAGTAGTTGCATGAGATAGAAGcatgggaggagaggagacatTTCAAATCAGGTTTTTTGAAACTGgtattttcatttcctgcttTGGTACAGTGGCCTGCTTCATTTAATGAAATCCATTCCCTTGCGTACAGTAttagttttctttgttctttctgccTGTAGGATGACTCGCATCTTTCCTGGAACATTGTTACGTCAAATCCACCCGTATGTGGTGTGGCTGATCCCACAAGCTTTAAAAGATGCAAAGGCAATGGTTCTCTATATTGTTTTAAAGCATATGATTTGCCACAGACTCCAGCCTTCGTTTCTGTTAAAACTTCTCTGTACAGTGTATATGtccttggtttattttcttccatctcttattttattttttggtatCTGTAGTTTTGTACAATATTTGTCAGATACTGGCTTGATGGTAGTATATAGCAGTGATGTtagtttttgtgtttgtaaatAAAGAGGtatgttttatttcctaaagTCAATGGGTAAGTCTTGGCTTTTCCATACAACCATCATTGTTTATATTGTGACAATGTTTAGGAATCCTACAACACAGCTCTGGTGCAAACACAAATATATTGTGCCTTCACCACAGCTGGTGTGTTGTTGGTTGGTTTCTTTGTGCGGCACTTGGTTGATGATCTCTTCAAGAGAGAGGAGTAAATTTGTAGTCTAATAAAACCCCCGTGTACCTGAGTGCAGCCTCGGCACTCTGAGGCAGACACGCGCAAGGGGTGCTGAACACAAAGCATACTGGGTGTAGAATGCGCCTCCAGGGAAATTGAATGTGGAAAATACATATTACTAGATCTTCAGAAGtcttcattttaagaaattaaggATTGTTAGGAAGAGAAGTGTGGATATTCATTAGCAGAGCTGTTGAAGAACATGGCAATCCAAATCCTTTCTGCAATCCATAATTCAGTTGCTGGTAAGGAGGCACTCTTTATTGAACTGCCTTGACCGTGGTTCAATTACTCCATCAAAAATAagtaactttgattttttttttcgtGAAGAACTTTTTTAGtagtgcattattttttttgaatgcttgaGCACTAAGTGAATTACACTGGGATGTCTCCTTTTCAAGCATTTAGCTGCAATGGCAGCATACGAGTagtttctgttttacagattaATCGGTTGAATGTGGAGATTTTGGCTTATAACTCTCTTTGGAGTCGGTGGCTGTACATGAAACCAAGCACGGGACTTAGGCTCGCAGCTCCTCTGAGTGATGCTGTGAGGCCAGTGCTGTTGAATCCCTTCTGAGTCCCATAGTGGATGTCAGGAGCCTAATATGATGCTTTTATGCTGAGTCCTCATCTCGGAGAGCTTGCTTTGCCTTCACACGTAGGGGAGTTCTTTGTTCTCCCTCGGAAGGTTTGGGGCCGCATTCTGACCCGGGCAGCTGGACTGTGATGTTGGCACCGCTCCCCTGGGAACGCAGGCTCGCGGAGATGTGAGCGACTCTGCTGAGCCCTGCATAGAGATGGGTATCATCAGTGATAAAATACAGTTCAGCTTCCTTTGGATGTCAGTGCCATCAGACTCTAGAGGTTGAAATCGTGTTTTCGTGATCTTGGTAATTTGAGGAGTACTTTTGGGATACATGTATATAAGACAGAACTGTGCAGGTGCTGCATAGGGAATTATGATTTCTGTATGCTCAACAGCATTATTTTAAGGGTTCCAGTAATGATTACTTACATTGCTTTATAGTTTGGTGGGAAAATTAAACTGGAACAGTACTTCTTTACAGTGGAAATTAATCTAAAACAGGACGTAAAATCTTACAGAGAAGGGAGGacttaatcttttttaaattgtcaaATAGATCCCATTTGCTGGAATATAGTGGATTAAAACATTCTATTGCCTTGTTACAAGAACTATTCACATTCTGACCGACATAGTAATATGTTGCATCTTCTTTAGCGGTGTTGTACTTCAAGCCTGTCTTGGAGGATTTTTCCTACTGGAAGGATTAGGTCCTGAAGATGATACTGGTGGGATTTCAGAAATACTAAGTCTGAAGATTTACAAAGaatgattttgtgtttttttgacTACTGGATTTGCGTGGCTTTAGAAAGTAGCATGTCTGATTGATAACCCCAATATGAAGACCTTGGGGAACAGCCACATCCTTGGGATATTACCTTGTGCTTTCTATCTGCCATtggtattttcctttgaaaaagttaccatcccagcagagctgaagtCAGTTGTAGCAAAAGTTGCAGTCAACACCACATCCTGCAGTGTCACCTGTGGGCTGGGCTTCAAACTGGAGGAGATGTGCGAGATCACTCCCGCCGGAGAGAGGAGGAATTGTACCTTGCACAGGTCCGACTGCCTGACCAGCTGGGTTTGTGGCTTACTCcacttcaccatccccgtgGGCAAACCCTTCCAGCTCAGCTGCATGACCTCGGACATAGTCGGCTTTAGTAGCCAAGCCTATAGCTATAGGTGGAGGCTTGCCCAAGGCCTTGTCACGACAAATAATGTACTGTTCAGACCTTTCAAAAACCCCAATTCTGTCATCAGATTTTCCCCTACTAGGGAGTCTGATGCAGGGACTTACCGATGCGATGTGCAGTTGTTGAAGACATTCAAAGTCATCAAGAGGGTCTACTTTGGGGTCAGAGTGATCCGAAGTGACTTAGTGGATTTGAACTTtcaaaaatccttgacttgggaACAGAAGTTAGCAGCAAATGAGGtggaaggaaacacagaaaacagcaccCATGAAGAGGTGCAAGAACAGCAGCACTTTTGGCAAGGAGAATTGTTTTATGAATGCTTGGTAGGAGTTGGAAGTGGAGTGATAGGGGGTATCTTGGTGAGCATGGCACTCTGCTTCTTGCGGAAGATTTTGAGAAGGAGAGCTGCAGAGTAATGAACTGAGATTTAATACAATTTCTTGTCTCTGTCTCTTTATTAGTATTGATGCAGTATTTCACGGCaaagtttgtaatttttttttctggctgacaCAGATTATTACCAAATACTTTCTTAAGCTTTGGAGTCTGATAAGTTAGTACAGGACTGTAGAGACAGAGCTTGAGTCTTAATGGAATAGTGCAGACAGTAGCTCCAGATGGGGCAAGGCAGTTTGGCTCCACATTGTGTGAAAGGATGGTCTAGAATGGTCCAGACAGGAGGACACTGAGCCACAGAAAACTGCCCACTGCTTACTGCTAATTACCTTGCTCTGCTCCTCTAATAGGCCTTTATTTTACCTCtaggtgtttggggtttttttatttagctaaTAACTTGCAATCCTTATTCCTGTCTTAATTCCTCGAATTTCTTCTGCCTTGCTGAGAACTCTGTGGTGATGTGAGCTGACACAGATCACTGTTTGGTAGATGGTGTTTCTCCAGCACAAGGTGCATAGAAGTAAGGATGCTTTCGAGGCGGGCTTACAAACCAAGTTTCCTGGCTGGCTGGTGTCCTTTCCATCAGATCCAAGTGGTCTGGTCTCAGTAGCTGTGGGGCAGTGTGGGGATGAGGAGTGGACAGCTACTGTTTGCTTCCTCTAGAGAGATTTATCTCCTTCTACTACAGCCTGCAAAACTTGAAATATCTTCAAGTGATAGCTTGAAGCTTGCCCCGTTTCCTTTGTAGTGTAGAATAGCGAAGGAGGGAGCATTGGGTAGCACAAGCAAATCTTCAATTTGAGCACTGCTGCTTAGGAACATAACTGGGTGGTTTTTAATCATCACTCAGAGCTGAGCTCATTCCTAAAATCTTTAAAGGGAGAGGAAGTGAAGAGTTCAGTGGGCTTATGgatctttcatttttcctggttATTAATAAGTATAAAACATGCAGCAACTCCGTGGGGAGTATTGTTTCCCCCTTGGTAGCAGAATCCACAGAGGGACCTATTAAGTGGCTTCTCTTTCTACTTCTGTCTCTTATTTTACAGTAAACAACTGTATTTCCtaagtctgtttcttttttttttttcctgctgtgaacTAAAGTACAGGAATGCATAGCACACTCAATTCTGTGGAAAATAATGATACGACTCTAATATTAAAGATTGAAGCAtaccattattttttctttttaccagaacaacaaaaaaatgctttaatataGAAAGAGCTGGATATGGAGGTAGATACCTTATTTGCAGAGAATCCTgtacaaaaaaatcagactgaaaTGTAGTGAGCCACATCTTCATGTTCAGTGAAGTAGGCAATACGTATATCAGGACAATGATCCGTGGACCCTGGGGTCATCTAGCTGTATTTGAGTGGAGAAGCAAGCCTGTCATCAGGCTTGAATTCCCAGTTTGTAGTTCTACTGCATTCCCTATTTCTGCAGGGAGACTTTAATGGGCACAATGACCAGCAGAAGTTTGGAAATATTGGAGGGAACCATTCTGCAGTGACAGAAGATGCCTTTGGGAAGATGCACTGTTCCTTCCTGATGCCTGGGGTGACCCTCTGGGAAGGGACAGGAGGGTTGCTACACAGTTGTGACAGACAGCAAGGGACTGTATGTCCTTCTTCCATCTGGCAATCTGGTCCTGTGGCTCAGAAGCTCCTGAATGGTGATTCAGTTGTCCAAGATTTTCTTGCTTCTGTTCTTCATCAGTTTCCTCTGACTCAGCTCCACGATACTGAAGTTTCTCCTGTGCTCAGTGCTGGCTTTGTCTTCGCTCAGCTGTTCCCTGTGGCTCtgcactgcttttctctgtttctattCCTTGGCTGGGAGCATGTGCTGCTTTCTCTGAGCCTTATTCCAGTATTTCCCAGTCTTCATCTTGCTGAGAGTGTCCTCATCTGTGGTCAGTCCACTTTGTTCTTCTGCAATTCTCGAGGCCCTGTCCTTTAGCAGCCAGTTCTTGTGTTGCTTCTTCAAGGACCGCTTGCTCCTTTCACATGCCAGCCTCCATCTGTTCCTGTTatcccctgctctgccctctgGGCTTTCATTGCATCGCCTTGGTTTTGCTGACATTCTAGCCTGGTCGCTTAGACACTCTGCAGCAGCCTTTTCCTGCAGCAAGCTCGTCTAGCTCCTGTAATGACGTGCATGATGAGGAATCGTAAGCCCTTTTGAGCTGGCAGTGGTGTATGGTGGTGGGCACTTGTCTATGGCCCGTGCTGATGGTTCGTTCTCGCTggctttgtttctgttcctgctCGCTGTGCTGTGCAGGCAGACTTCGCCCCTATGCTGCAGCCCTTTGTCTCTTGGGATGCTATTTTCACCAATCTGAAGGCACTTAGGGAGCCACTGGTCCTGTTTGCATTGCTTGCAGCCCCCCTCCTGGCCTCCTGACCTGTGAGGCATTTCTTGTTCCCAGGAAATGGGTCTATATTTGCTGCATCTGCCTTCCAGGAGTTCTTGAAATCTTCTGTGCTCCTCTGCGCTTATGTCGCAGAAACTGGAATCACTTAACTCGTCGTAGGTGGGGAAGTCTGTAAGGAGTCCTCTCTGTGCAGATGTGCTGGCACAGAGATCTGCACTGGGACCTTCCTGGCCACGGGCTGATGCTACTCCTGCATGGGGCCCTGAATTCTCACCTGGCTGAGTGCTGGTGTCAGTAAAGCCCAGGCCACTGTCCCACTTGGGATAGAGAAATGCCTGCTTTTCATCTTCGCCTttactgcttttgctttctgcctaAAAACAAACACCCACAAGCTGTTAGATATCTTTGGGGCTATCCTCCCTGGCTGAGCATGAGTCATCTCTCTAAGCATCCTCCAACCATAAACAATGGCAGGATTTCTCTCTTGCCTTAAGCTCTCCCTGCTACTGCTGTAAACAGCCTGAGATGTGGCCTTACCAAGCTCCCAGAGACACTGGAAagagctgcagggatggagTAACAGCTGCTGAAACTCAACTCATCTTGATGAATAAGGGCTAATgcttgaaagagaaatgcaatgAGAGCAGGGAACACGAAATCTGGTTTGGCAAACCTGATGATGTAAGCCTGAGGTGActaaaaaagatttttggaaAGTATGGAGGCAAAATAGGATGGGATACCTTATAGTTCAACTCTTCTCTTCCTGTGGCACAGAGTGCAGAAAGTGGGTAATTAGACTCATTATTGCTGTTGCAATCTTGTGGCAGCAAGTAATCAAAGAAAGCCCTGTGGagaaaccaaacagaaacacaggtccctccccagctgcatgagaggggctgctctgtgctttggCATGCTGAGGGccatatttttgttattgtctGAATGGCCAAACCAAAGAGCCAGTGCTAGGCAGGAGCTAGGTTAGCCTGTTTTACTGTTAGTGGATGCAGCTGATTAGAAATCCAGCTTTGAGAGAAGTTGGCTGATGTTGTGCTTTGCATGCTATGCTATTGCTGCTTTCTAGGAGACATTTGTTTACCTTGAGCAACACATTGTACATACCCATCCAGGCAGCGATTTAAACACAATTTGCTGCAGTTCTCTTCCTTGCGGCGTTGCTCATTCCCTGCTCTGAAGTCCGTCTGAGTTGCAGCATCAGATGTTTGGGGAGGCTTGTGGGCAGACTTCTGTCTATGAACTTCCAGTGTAATCTGTTCCCCTGTGCTCTGGAGTATTTCTAGGATCTCCTGTAAGCTGGCTCTGGAGATATCTTTTCAATGAACCTGGTTAGAAGGGGAGCGGATTGCAAAATAGTCCATTCATACTTACGAATCTCATGTTTTCTTACTGCAGAATTCCTTTGCCTTGCCAGATAGCTCCCCTATCCTTGAAGCTGGTAGCTCTACTACAGAAGTAACTGCTCAGAGGCTCAGCAGTATCTCCCCAAATTGGGGAAAGGCATCCATGTAGGTAGGGCTCTTAAATTGTTTCctcattgtcgtggtttaaccccagccagcaactaagcaccacgcagccgctcactcactccccccccacccagtgggatgggggagaaaatcaggaaaagaagtaaaactcctgggttgagataagaacggtttaatagaacagaaaagaagaaactaataatgataatgataacactaacaaaatgacagcagtagtaataaaaggattgaaatgtacaaatgatgcgcagggcaattgctcaccacccgccgaccgacacccagcccgtccccgagcggccaaaaatccctgccccccccttcctagttcctaaactagatgggacgtcacatggtatggaatacactgttggccagtttgggtcaggtgccctggctgggcatgagaagctgaaaaatccttgactatagtctaaacactactgagcaacaactgaaaacatcagtgttatcagcattcttcacatactgaactcaaaacatagcactgtaccagctactaggaagacagttaattctatcccagctgaaaccaggacactcatTCTGCTGCAGAGATGGGAGATGAAATCATATCTTTGTATCTCAAGTGTGCttataaaatcagtatgaaaagAAGTTGCGGTGAACTCCATGTTTTGCATTGGTTTACTGTTAATCTGTCCTGTTGATACCTGCATTAGGTTATCTGGCTTCTTTTATCTTAAAACCTATTGTAATCAACTTCACTAAAACCACAGTGAGCCTCTTCTAAGCAGGGTGAAGCACGTTGACTCAGCCTTTTACACAGATTTAACACCACGGTGAGCAAACTCTGCATACAATAAGCCCTAGATTTCTGTCCTGCGAAACTCTTCTCACCCCCAGGAAATTCTCTTTCCACAGCctataaaaagcagcagcatcagcACTGTGCAGTGTGCACCCATGTTTCAGCCTCCTCAGgatcctgctgcctgcctgcctgcctgcattCAGCTGGTCTAGGTCTCCCCTGTCCATGAGTGTCTTTGTGGCAGGTGCCCGTAGCGTACATTCCAGTATGTGCAAAGAGCAGCCACTCTTTTTAATACATAcaagcaaaaatacaaatagctaatgaaaactgaaataagcaCTTTCTGCACACCTGATTTACAGAGCTCTTTTTGCCTACTGAACTTGAAGAAATGGGCAATTGAACTTTGTAAATGAGAGATACCCAGCACAGGAGAGAGGaagctgtgtgctgctgcctgctctcctgTCCATTTTGCTGTGTGGGACAAGACCTCCTCTGGTCATGTTTGGGGCAGGCAATGGGATCCCCTCAGTGCTGAAGAACTCTCTGAATAGTGGGAACAGACATATGCTTGGTTTGGGAGCTAATGGTTAAAATCAACAAAGAGAAGCTGTCCCATCTGGAAGAGCCTCTCTGCTCTTTGTGATGTAAATGTAGAGGCTATCATCCTGTGGGCAGCTGTGttttagaaatgcagaaagattaCATGAAAGGTCTGGGACAATCCATTTTCTCACTGCTCAGCTGAGGAGGTCAGAGTGGGAGCCAAAAGGGTCCTTCATCTTTTTATTGtgtcctccctttttttttccgaGGGGAGGCAGATGCCTGAAGCAGGAaggattaatattttttttttttatgcttattttaagATGGAGGGCTGTGATGGACAGCGTGGCTCCAGCTATCAGAAAGGATGGGACTGGGCCTCTTACTGGCATAGCTGCTGTTTGAAATAGTACTTGCCTTGTATGCTTTTTGAGTTTTGCAGCAATCTAAAGTATGTTGGCTGATGTTTACACTAGCAGGTCTGCTGGTTgatggaggggaaggaagggagagcacTCTGAACTGAGGGAAGGAAAGGTCACAAAAAGGGAATAGGGGAGGTCAGAGGTACAGGGAGGTCAGTGAAAGCAGCTGAAGCAAGGACCCTTCAAAACAGCATACTGTCCCCATCCctacatttctttctgtctcttcctgTAATATGCATGTTGTCTTAGTCACTGTCCCTGTTCTTCCCAACGTAACTGGCTGTATTGCAGAAAAAAGTGTCTCTGCTCTGAATTGGTAATATGGTGCCTAAACTTCTTTTTCCCACACTTGGCCAGTTTGTCTGCCTCACTTGGAGGAGAGGATGGCAAG
Protein-coding sequences here:
- the TMEM81 gene encoding transmembrane protein 81 — encoded protein: MKTLGNSHILGILPCAFYLPLVFSFEKVTIPAELKSVVAKVAVNTTSCSVTCGLGFKLEEMCEITPAGERRNCTLHRSDCLTSWVCGLLHFTIPVGKPFQLSCMTSDIVGFSSQAYSYRWRLAQGLVTTNNVLFRPFKNPNSVIRFSPTRESDAGTYRCDVQLLKTFKVIKRVYFGVRVIRSDLVDLNFQKSLTWEQKLAANEVEGNTENSTHEEVQEQQHFWQGELFYECLVGVGSGVIGGILVSMALCFLRKILRRRAAE